The Haloarcula limicola genomic sequence GAGCTGCAGGAACACTACGACCAGAACATCCGTCACGGCCGCCTCTATCCGAACCTCGACACGCTGGTCGAAGCCCGCCTCATCGAGAAGGGCAAGAAAGACGACCGCTCGAACGAGTACAAGCTTCGAAACCGCGGCAAGCGCGAATTGAAGTCCCGGCTCAAGTGGGAGCTCTCGTGTCTCCCCGAGGACCTCATCGCCGAGCTGGACGACGTCGC encodes the following:
- a CDS encoding helix-turn-helix transcriptional regulator gives rise to the protein MHDLTGFQRDILYVIAKLNKPHGLEIKDELQEHYDQNIRHGRLYPNLDTLVEARLIEKGKKDDRSNEYKLRNRGKRELKSRLKWELSCLPEDLIAELDDVAIKQTAE